Within the Gloeobacter kilaueensis JS1 genome, the region AATACTGATAGAGCAATCCCTTGCGAATTTAACCTGGCTTGCAGAATGTAAGAATGTTACATTTTTACGTGCTTGAACATGCCTGGTGCCCACACTGTCAAGGAAAAGGGGGATGTCAGTACTGTTGAAAAAATGTTGATTTTGCTCAATCACAAACGGGTTTACTGAGACAATACAGGCTGGACGGAAGTCGGATTGTGCAAAAAGCAAGTTGATCTTGTTAAGCCCGAAAGTAAAGGCAGTGCGGAGTAGAGAAAGGTCTGAGCGGAGCAAGCTGGGGCCATTACAAACAATGACTGCCCGTTGAGCTGAATGCTTATTGAGGCAAGAGCGAAGTCTGTCACGAGAACGCCACGACTCAGCACTTAAATCCCACTTCAATCGCCTCAGCAGCTCCAGGGTAGCGTAGCGATAGGGATTAATCGTTGCTCTTTGTGAGTTCAAGACAGCCATTGGCCTCGTGGATTTAGATAACTAGATCAAAGAGCACTATAGCTATTTGTAGAAAGATAAATTGCGGTGGCTCCAACACAATAAGCCAGGATGATAGCCAGCGGAATCAAAGAGGTAGACAATTCAAACTGCCAGAACTTAAGCTGAAATGTTTTATAGGAGTAACGGGCGCAATAGCGGGCGTAAAATCCGGCGTATCCTGCAAGCAATGCAGTTGGAAATGCGTAGACTCCAATAAAGGGGAACAGGATAAAACTGAAGGACAGGAAAATAAGACCGTGAACTACGCTGACGATGTGCCAGACGATATGGTTTGTTGTACTGTAAAGCTGGAGGTGCATTGCGCCATAGCGTTCAATAAAATAGCAAGTGCCGAGCAATCCCCACATCACTGGATTAACAAACTCGGCATGGCTACCGATAAGTTGTAGCAGAGAAGGTCCAAAAACGCCCAGGCCAATAAAGCAGACAACAAAAGACCAGTAGGCCAGCCGCATACCTCTTGTCGCTACGGCAACTTGTTCAACAAGTTTGCCCTGGGAGCGCAGACGGGCCAGTAAGGGTAACTTGCTGTAGAAGGGTGCCTGGGAAAACTGGCTGACCGATTGAATGAGCCGCAAAGCTACAAGGTAGGATGCGATGCCAGAAGTCGCGCCTAACTGGGCATATACAAGGTTACTTGCCTGCATCAACCCAGCCGTAAAGACAGCACCCAGGCCACTCCGCCAGGCACTGGGCCAGACGCCCTCAAAAACCTCTGGGTACAACTTTCCATATGTAAAAGAACTCAACCGTCTTTCTTCGACCTGTCTGCAAAGCCAGCGGTCCCTCAGCACCCCGACGACGATCCAGAGCTGATTAGATAAGACCAGGGCCAGTAGCTTACCACCTGTAATCAGAACGAGAAAGCCACTAAAAATAGCACCAAGTGAGGTAATCACCTGCCAGCGCTGCAGCAAAGCGATCTGGTTCATTCCCTGCAACAGTGCATTGTATCTGTTGCCCCACAAAGCAACAGTCGATCCTAATAAAACAACTACCCAGGCAGCCCAGGCTTGATAGCTATCAGAGGTGAGTGAGATAGGTTTGGCAAGAGCGAGCGAGCCTAGAATTGCAAGCACACAAATAGAAATAAGTGTCAAGCGATAATAGATAACCTGCATAGTGGAGCAAATTTGCTCCATCAAGCTCCAGTTGGCCTGACCGCTCCCTGTGAGATTTCCAGTGTCGCGAAGGTCTCGAATATTTTTAGCTCCACCCATGGCGAATGCAACGACTCTGGCAAAGGTTGGAGCAAATCCAAGATCCACAAATGTTTGCAGGCTAATAATACTGCTCAGCAATGACCAGACAACAATATCTGCTGGAGTAAATTGTCTAAGTACAAGCGGAAAGACGGCGATCAGGCTAAGAGTACGGGCAGCCAGACTACTCCAGGTAGTGAACGTCGGGGAATTCCAGAGCCTTAATGGAAAAGCCAGATATTTATGCAAAGCGCTCAAATTTATCGAAGACATGAAGCTCGATTCGCAGCATGAGCTATTCTGCTTTTGCTCTTATTTTACAAGGCTGTTATAGCGTGCTTTGGGCAATTCCATACTGTAGGTATTCATATTGTTGTGTCTTGCATTTTTATGAAGTCTACTGTTTCTCACTTGAGTGTAAAGCCGAACAGCTGATGCCAAAAAACGAACCACGTCAGTCCTGGAGAGTAAACCAACAGCTTCGGGAGCATACTCAGCCATTGCTGCAGCATGGACGATATGTTCATTCTCAAAAAGCTTGCGGTCACGCTCAGTCGGGGGATACATGGGAGGGAGAAGTTGCTCAAGATCCCTGACGATAATGTTCACTCCATTCCACCAACCGTTCCTGGACTCCTGCTGTTGCACGGCACTGGCATTGACCGGATGGCAGGCGGAATAAGCTTCAAAAGCAAGCTTGAATTCAGGATGCGTCACCAGGAAATCGCGATTTGCCTGACGGACATGACGATAATTAGAATCATCTACTACAATCACTGCCTGCTGATGCAAATAGGGAATGACAAGTTCCAGGCACATTAACTGGCTACGATAATCGTGGGGACCATCGACCAGATACAGAGCAACTTTACGGTCGCCAATCTCGGTCGAAAGTGTTTCTAGTGCATCCTCGTAATCTTTGTTGATCAAAACAGCGTTTTGGACGTTGAGCTGTGCCATCCGATCCTTGATGATCGCGAGGTTCTTACCTTCTGGATCGAAGAAAGCAAAATTGTCTATTCCGTAGCTTGGCAGTGAACGGCAGGCACTGGCTACAGATAAAAGAGTCAGTCCCTGAAAAACGCCCACCTCCAGGTAGCAGACACCGGCCTGCTCCGCAAAAAGACTGGCTATCCTCTGCAGAGCACCGACAAGTTTTTTGCCCGAGAAACCGGTAAGAATCCCGTCGGCATCGGCACTGAGCAGTCCTTCAGCCTCAGCGGCTTTTATTGCGTCTATGACTTTGTTAATCATTTATTGTGTGTGACTTGGCTAGGGCTTGCTTGTCTTCTGCATTGTTTGCTTGACGATGGTTTTCATCCTGCTGAAAATTCGATCCTTTGTAGAAGGCTTCTTGATGATTCGTTGAGTGCCCGAAGGGCCATACACGGACTTGATGAGTTCGATCATGATTTTTTCTTGCGGGGTGCGAGGCAGCTGGCGCACAAACAAATAGTCTGCCTGGGAGGCAAAGGAATTTTGATATCCAGTCCAACCTGCTTCTTCAAATCCTTTGCTTTGCAGGCTGGCTTTTACCTCATCTTCAAGAATCATACCTTCATAGAGGGGGTAGCGGTAAAGCTCTAATTCAAGAGCAAGGCAGTCCTCCTCTAGATATTTCTGTGCTCCATCAAGTACGAACGCCTCTCCACTTTGAGTATCGCTCTTCAAAAATGGAAAGCTGACTTTGTGCCCAAGGGACTGGTACAATTCTGCTAAGATTGTGTCTAGTTTCTTGACCCTACACGAAAATTGTCGAATGCTGCTTGAACGTTCAAACCACGTGTTATTAAGCGCAATGTTGCCTTCATTTTTAATCTGCTCGAAATTTTGACGCACCCAATCAAAGTTTTGCTTTAGCAGAGATGAGCCCGTACCATTTTCTCCCGAGATATAAAAATTAGCCTCTCCATCAAAGTTCCAGACTGCACAGTCATAGCGCAACCGTGTGCCCGTGAGAATAGGCAGCTCATTCGGCTCAAAGCTGAGCGTCCTACCCACCTTATCTGGATGATATTTCCAGGGAAGATCCAGACCTCCAACCGCGCCAATATCGATAATATTTATCTGCATAAAAATGCACCTTTATATCGCTGGAGCATTGGCAGCAGGGCGTGGAGCACCGGGGCAAACAGCTGTGCCGGAAACGATCCTAGGGGTTGGTTCAAAGCTTGATGACTAACCTGAATGGCTGGAGTCTACAACAGAATTTCTTGGGCCAGCAAATGGAAGGGTTAGTTGTTCACTGGCTCAAACCCACAGGAATGTACTGAGGAGACCAGTGACCCCACGGCATACCGTACTTACCGCTAAGTTTATAGAATTTAGCGAGGTTATCCTTGAGATAAGTACAGTTATGGTAGTTGCTGAGTACCTTGTGCGGCTCTTGTTGGCAGGCGGGAATTGCTCCAAAGAAGCCTACGAGGTCATTTTCGCTAAAGCAATAGCCCTGGGACGGTTCGTGCAGCCAGGTAGCAGGTTGTTCTGTGCCTGAGGTTGTCACGGCCCAATATCCCTGGGGTTTGACAATCCGATGAATTTCTTGTAGCGCCTGTGAAAGTGAAGTTATGGGGATATGTTCGATAGCCGACAGGGAAACCACTGCATCAAAGGATTTGGCTGGGAACTCGGGCATATGGCATAGGTTGCCGACGCACCAGTTAAGTTGTGCAGGCTGCCCATTCAGGTTATTCTGGCGTCGCCAGGTGTCATGAACACTTTCGTACCGCCAAGCTCTAGCCTCGGTGATCATGGACCAGCAACTAATCTGTTGCTTCAGCCGGGCGAGAACTGTTGTAGGAGGCGCAGCTTCGAGCAGTTGTGCATAGTCAGTAGTGACATGGCTGGGAAAGCGTTCGTACTTTGTGCCATAGCGCCGCTGGTAGGCAAGAGGCGGTTTTTTTAGAACCATGTCTACATTTGTGACTTCAAAACCTAATTCGCTCAGGAGAAATTGAACTGGACCGCCGCCACCGCCAGCATCCAGTACCCGCAATCCCTTAGGCCAGAACTTTATCTGCCGATAGATCCAGGTGAGGTCGGTGATATAGTGCCATCCCAATTGCGTCCGCCCCGTGATCTTCAAGAAATTCTCAACAAACTTAAAATCCACTGAGGCCAGTTGCTCCTGAGGCTCAATGAATTCGTACTTTAATGCTGGGGTTCGCTCCACCATCACCTCGATCTGACGAATAAGTAGAGGACAAGACAGGAATTTATCCTGGATCGTGCAATCGCACGCTTATGCCGCCATCTAGATTTAGAGAAGCGCCGGTAATGAAATCGGCCTGGGTCGAGGCGAGAAACAAAGCTGCTGAGGCAACTTCTTCTGGTTGGGCAATCCGCCCCACTGGATGCATCCGGGAGAGTTCTTCAAACTGTGCCTCTTTGCCGACGAAACCTGCCAGTAACATTGCCGTCGCTGTCGCGGCAGGATTGATCGCATTGACTCGCACTCTACCGCCCAAGTCGATGGCCAGAGCGCGGGTCAGGCCACCTAGGGCCGCTTTGCTCGTCGCATAGGTGACGAATGCCGGTTTGGTCGCTATGGCGTGAACGCTGGAAATGTTTACAACGTTTCCGCCCACCCTCTCAAGAGCAGGTAACAGCCCCTGGATGAGCAAGAACGGAGCAGTCAGATTAATGTCGAGCGTCTGCCGCCATTCATCGAGTGTAATTTTTTCGGTGGAATTGAGAGGCTGGACGGCGGCGTTGTTGACCAGGACGTTGAGTCCGGACGGCTCCACAGCACTGTGCAGCTTCGCGAGCAATGCAGCGGAGCGCTCTTTATCGAAACACAGTTCTTGTAAGTCGAGTTGCATAAATAAATCGCACTGGCAGTTGCCGTGCAGGCGATCGACTGCGATCACTCTATAACCCGCTCGGTGGAACGCACTGCAGAGCGCCTGGCCAATTCCTCCGATCGCCCCCGTGATCAGGGCTGTTCTTTCTGCGTCAGGCAATTTTTAACAAACCGAACAGCAGTTGAATCGCTTTTTCACTCGCGCGCTGCACAGCTTCTGCTGTATTGGAGGCGTTGTGTGAACCAAAGATGCAGCGCTTGTGGCGATGCAGGGGCGAGGTGAGCGGCAGAGGTTCCTCCTCGAAAACATCGAGGGCTGCAGAATGGACCTGGCCCGACTCAAGGGCAGCGACCAGAGCCTGTTGATCGATAAGCGGCCCACGGGCAACGTTGACGATGCGCACGCCGGGCCTGGTTCGCGCCAGAACTTCAGCGTCGATCATGTGAAAGTTCTGGGCTGTGAGAGCGCAGGTGAGAACAATAAAATCTGCCTCATCGAGGCGCTCTGGCCAGGGTGCTGGCTCTACGGCCAACCCGTCAACTGCCTTGAAGAAGGGATCGTAGACGATCACCTGCATATCCGCTGCCAACAGGCGCTTTGCCGCGCTGCGTCCAATGTCACCAAAGCCAACCAGTGCGAGTGTCTTATGGGTCAAAGAGATGCCGCAGGGTTTTGGCCAGCGGCCAGCGCGCACCTCGCGGTCAATCAAAAATGTCTCTCTCGCTAGAGCCGTGACGTAAGAAACCGCTACATCAGCTACCTCCGCCCCAAACATACCCGGTGTATTGAGGACTGGAATGCCCAGATCCTCTGCCGCTCCAAAATCGACATTGTCTACTCCGACGCCCCACTTTACAGCTGCCCGCAACGCTCCCTGTTTACCGGCAACGAAAACCTCCCGCGTGGCCGGGTCATCGCCAATAATCCAACCGTCAAATTGGGGAACGAGGGTGAGCAATTCATCGACGGTGAGGGTCTGTACGATGGGCGGACAGTAGACTTCTATATTTTTGTCCACAAAATAGTGACGGAACTCGTCGATCCGTCGCACCATCGGCGGACAGGTGATCAAGATACGCATCGGCTACACCAAATTCAAGTGGTTGCCAGTTGTTGCTGTTGGGCAATCATCTCGGCAATATCCCAGCCTTCTTGATCGTCGATATCCGCTGATTCTAGGCGGGGCGTTTCAAACATCATTGGCCGCTGGCCGATCCGGGCACCGGTCGCCAGAAAGCTCGCTTTTGTAAAGATGTACAGGTTGGAATTTTCCTCGAACCAGGCTTCGAGATCCTGGGTGCGGATCAGGTTCTGCGGGTCGTGGTTGACCGGGCTGCCATCGGCGCGATAAAAGCGCGTCTGAAAGCGATTGACTGTAAAGAGCGAATCGGCCTTGCCCGCAAGCTGGGCGTCGATAAAGGCTGCCAGTGCCGAGCGGATAGTACTTGCTTTAAGCAGAGGGTTGGTGGTGTGGGTCATCAGATAGATGTCAGCGTCTACGTTGGCAACATCGTCCGCAAGCACCAGATTCATGCTGACAAAGTCGCCGCAAATTTCGGGCCTGCGATCGCGAATCTGGACCCGGTCGCCGCCTACCAAGCCCTGATCAGCGAGAAGCTGACGCGCATCGGTGTTGATGACGACGCGCTCGATTTCGACAATCGACAGCAGTGTATCGAGAATCCAGCGAAACAGGGGCTTGCCACAAAACGGGCGAAAATTTTTGCCTTTTACCCGCGCACTGTGGGCTTTCATCGGTAGCAAAGCAACTACCTGCGGTCGCACCTGAGCAGTTTTACTCATATATCCACGCGTGGGGCGGAAGTTGTCTCCAGCTCGTTCGGTTTTGCCGCTGATTGGGCGGCGGCGGCAGTTTCTAGATATCCAAAATACATTTCTTTTTTGTGGCGGGACAGGGTGCGGTGCTCCCAATTGCCCCGGTAGCTGCCCCAGAATTGCATCAGACGAAAAAGACAGATCTCTTTTAATTTTGATCCAAGAAGGCCCGATTGGATGGCAGCGCGGCTGTCTGACCAGATCGCTGCTGTCAGATAGCGCAGAAAATCGAGAAAGTGAATATGTACTTCGGGCATGATGTGCTGCAGAGCGATCGCCTCGCGCTCGTAGCGGTGCAGCACCTTTGACCACGACTCGTCGTGGTAGTGCCAGACCGCTGCTTCGGCGACGTAGGCGATTTGAAGCCCCTGAGCGATCAGGCGCTTGCCCAGTTCCATATCCTCCAGGCCGGTCAGGGCTTCGTTAAAAGGGTTGCGCAACCAGATCGGCCGTAGTAAAGCGGCGTTGGCGTTGTTGCAGAAAAAACCTGTCTGTGGAATGCGGCTGGCTGGTGGATAGAATTTACTGAAAACCTGCTTTTCACTGAAGCGCGTCTGCTCGCCGCCGAGTTGACGACCATAGGTAAGTACTGCCCGCTGGGCTTGCAGGGGGTGCAGCAGTTGAGCCAACCACTGCGAACTGGTCGGGACGCAGTGGCCACTGATAAAAACCAGATACTCCCCTCGGGCGGCCTGGCAACCGAGGTTCAGCGAGCGACCGAAGGAGAAGTCTGCTTTTTGAATATGGACAAGCCGGCAGCCGAAGCGCTGGGCTATCTGAACGGTCCGATCGGATGAGCCGGAATCGACGACGATCACCTCGCAGCCCAGATCCGCTAAAGTTTGCTCGGCAACCGCTTCCAACAGTTGGGGAAGATAGCGTTGCTCGTTGTAGGTGCGGATGACGATGCTGGCCAGCATACCGAATAGCGCTGCCTACAAGGAGGTGGGTTGCAGCCGCAGCTGAAAAGATGGCTGCAGGAGCTGGTAGAGCAACTCGATTTCTTCGCGGAAAACAGCATTTGGAGCAAACATATCCCAGTGCATCGGGACGACTGTCCGGGTGCCTATTTCATCGGCGAGCTGAAAAGCCTCACGCACGGACATGTTACCGAGAATGCCTCGCCTTTCGCGATAAAAGTTGCGCTCGTTGACCGGAAGCAGAGCAGTATCGATGGTGCCGAGCTGTTTGAGTGCTTCTACCAATTCGTCGGCAGGTGAAGTGTCCCCGGCATGATAGAGCAGCCGGCCCCGATAGTCGAGGACGTAGCCGACACAGAGCAAACAGCCGGACTCGTCCCTTTCGATGCACGGATGAACGGCAGGAACTGCCCGCACGCGCAGGTGTGGTCCAAGGGGCAACCACTCCTTTTCTGGAGCGAGCACCAGACGCTCCGGCGCGATACCCAGATCGCTCAGGCATATCTTGACGGTGTTGGGACACAGAAAACGGCAGGTCTGGGAAGCGCGCGAAATCGGCAGCAATGTCTCCGGGTCGCAGTGGTCGATATGGATGTGAGAGATAAAAACCCAATCGGCGTCATCGATTGTCTCGGGCAGCACAGGAATGCTGATTTGTCTTCGCATATCCGGCCCCTCAACCTTCGCAACGTAGTCGCTAAGGTAAGGATCGATGTAGACCACCGTGTGCTCAAAGGTCAGCTTGAACCCCGCCTGTCCGAGGGGACGCACAACAATCGCCTGCCTGTCATCGCTCGTCATCGCGCCCATGCTAAATGCACTATGCTCCTTGCGGTCCTGGGAAGTGAGGTGGCTTGCTCTCGAACTTCCAGGCCAGGAAGAGTCGTTTGGATGAGCATGAGAATCGACAGCGACGAAATGAGAGGCAGATTATGTCACGAAGGCACCCACAGGCAATAGCTTTACCCAGGCCGTCAAAGGGTGCTGTAGCGATGACTTTCCCTTGCTCCAGGTTCCCAGGAGGTGGCTGAGACAAAGGAAACGAGGCTCAGATAGGCCAGGCTGCGAGGCAGAACGCTCTCAAGCTAGCAGGGCTCTCGACACTATTTGCAAGCTGGATGCAGGTAGGACGCTTTCGCCAGAAACAAGGTTCATTTCAGAACCAACACTCTGCAGGTACAGTACAAAGCCCAAACGCTTTGGAGAAAGCTTCCTTGCTGGTACTGCACAGACTGCACGCAAAAGTTATACACCATTGGAGACGACAACGCAACCGCGTGCTATGGGCGCGAAGAGTTGCGCAAGGAAGGTCGAATGCCCAGAGTGCCTCCTCCCCCTCCTACATTTTTGACTGGGTGACTGGATGTCTTCTTTCTGCTGTGGTTTTGTAGCCTCACTGACACATATCGCCCCAGCTACAGTTGCTGCATACTCCCACAGTCCTCTAGCCGGGCTCTCGATGCGCTACGATACGGGCGTTGTCTGAGAAAACTTCATGCGCGTTCTGGTGACTGGTGGAGCAGGCTTTATCGGCTCCCATTTGTGCGATCGCTTGTTGGCAGCGGGGGATGAGGTAATCTGTGTTGACAATTTCTTTACGGGGACGCGCGCAAACGTCGCTCATCTGCGCGATCATCTCAACTTCGAGTTGATCCGCCACGACATTACCGAACCGATCCGCCTGGAGGTGGACCGCATCTATCATCTGGCCTGCCCGGCTTCGCCCATCCACTACCAGTACAACCCGGTCAAGACGGTCAAGACAAGCGTTCTGGGCACGCTCAACATGCTGGGTCTTGCCAAGCGCGTGCGGGCCCGGATCTTGCTTGCCTCGACTTCTGAAGTTTACGGCGATCCGCTGGTGCATCCGCAGAACGAGGATTACTGGGGGCACGTCAATCCGATCGGCATTCGCAGCTGTTACGACGAGTCGAAGCGCCTGGCGGAGACGCTGATGATGGACTACCACCGCCAGAACCGGGTCGATATTCGGATTATCCGCATCTTTAATACCTACGGGCCCCGGATGAGCGAGGGGGACGGACGGGTGGTGAGCAACTTTCTTTTTCAGGCCCTGCGCGGCGAGCCGCTTACGGTCTACGGCGAAGGCCAGCAGACGCGCAGCTTCTGTTATGTCTCCGATCTGGTCGAAGGGATGATCCGGCTGATGAACGGCGAACACATTGGGCCGATCAATATTGGCAACCCCGACGAATTTACGATTCTTGAGTTGGCGGAGCAGGTGCGTGCGCTTGTCAACCCCGAACTGCCGATCATCTTCAAGCCGCTGCCCTCGGACGATCCCCGGCAACGGCAACCGGACATTGCGCGGGCGCGCACGCTCCTGGGCTGGGAGCCGACGGTACCGCTCGCCGAGGGGCTCAGGCGCACCGTGGTCGAGTTTCGGCACAGGCTCGGCCTCGATGGCTGAGCCTGTCTTTGTCGAGGGATGCCTGACGGAGCGCCTGTGCGCCACTGTCGATCTGTTTGAGCGCCGGGGCTATTGCCTGAGCATCGAGAATCTGGCGCGGTGGTTGCTCGGTGGCCCCGTGGAGCCGGAGCGATTGGAGGCGGTGATCAAAAAGAGCGATCGACTGCACCTGAGCGACGGTCTGGTGCATACAGCAAGCTGCAGTGCAACCCTGGTGCGCCGCTCCTGCAGGCGGCAGGCAGAGCACCTGCAGGCGAGCCGCCGCTGGTGGTCGGCGGTTGAAGCTTACATCGAGCAGCTGGTTCACTATTGCCCTCAGATCCGCTGCGCGGCCCTGGCCGGTTCGCTGGCCGCCGGTGGTTTTCAAGAAACCGACGATGTGGACTTCAACCTGTTCGTCGAGGACGGCACGCGCTACACCACTTACCTGCAGGCCAACTTGATCGCCCTTGGCTTCAGCGCCCGTTACCGCCATCGCCCGACCGATGTTCACACCCGACGGCCCTTTTTGCCAAAACTGATGAGCATCAACGTGATCTGGACCGACAGCGATGTACGGCCCTTTGTCCGCCAGGATGGACCGATGGCACTGGAGCTGTTGTTGAATCGGCCCCTCTGGGGCATCGAATATTTTCAGAGCGTGCTCGGCTGCAACCGCTGGCTGGATGACTACTTTCCCCAGTTTGCCGCCCGATCTTTTGCCTGTGCTGTCAAAAGCGGATCGCCGCTCACCCGACTGGCCCGCTGGCGCGAGCGCGGTGCGTACACGGCAAGCTACCTGGGCTGGCGCTGGCAGATGTGGACGCGGCGCAACAACCCCGAGGCGCTGGCGCGGGTGGCGCAGGTGCGCAGACACCAGAGTCCCTACGCCCTGTTTGAAGGCTGCCGCTTCGATCTTCAAGAACGCGACAGCTAGTACACTACAGGCAGGCTCCCTACGCACAGGTACGCAAGATGGCACCGCTGGTCTGCAACTATTACGTCACCTACAAGTGCAACGCCCGCTGCCATTTTTGTGACATCTGGGCACTCACGCCGCCTCCGGAGGCAAGCTTCGAGACGATCCGCACCAACTTGATCGATCTGAGGCGACTGGGGGTCAAGTACGTTGACTTTACCGGCGGCGAGCCGCTTTTGCGCCCCGATATCGTCGAGATTTACACAGCCGCCAAGCGCCTGGGCCTGCTTACCAGCCTCACCACCAACACGATTCTGTATCCTAAAAAGGCGCAGCAGTTGCGGGGACTGGTCGATTTTTTAAATTTCTCCCTCGACGGGCCAGACGCCGCTTCCCACAACCAGTCGCGGGGCGTGGATCTATTTGAGCGGTTGATCGAGTCGGTGCGGTTGGCCCGGTCGCTGGGCGAATACCCGACGCTCAACTTTACGGTCACTGCTCAAAATTACGAACGCATCGCGGAGGTGGCCGAGCTGGCCAACCGCCTGGAGGTGCGCGCCTGGCTCAATCCCGCCTTTACTGCCCACGAACATTACAACAACAACAAAAATCCCACCCCGGCCCTGGTTGCAGCGATTCGCCACGCCGCCGAACGCTATCGGGGCATCCTCGGCTACAACAAAGCCGCCCTTGCACTTATCGAAGCTGGCGGCAACCACACCGCCGATCCGCGCTGCAAGGCAGTCGAGGCGGTGATCGTCATCTCGCCCGACGACAAGCTGCTTTTGCCCTGCTACCACTTTGCCCAACACTCTGAGCCGATCGCAGGCCGACTTTTTGAACTTTATAGTAGCGGCGAGAAAGTGGCCGAGTACCGCGCTTCCCAGGGGCGGCTATCGGTCTGTGAGGGCTGCACGGTCTGGTGCTACCTCATACCGAGCTTCTTTAAGGGGCTCGATCGCTACACGCTGCTCAACGGACTCAGCTACGCCGACGAATTTTTTGCCCGCCGCCGGGGCCGCCGCTCCCGGAGTGCGGCGACGGCAGTGTTACACTGAGCGAAGCCAAGTATTATTGCCTACCATGCCTCTGCTGAATCTGGTCCCCGACAATGGCACCCGCTTTGTAGCGGCAGTCGAAAAACAGGGGGCGCTGGCGCTCTGGTTTCCACCGGAGGGCGGCCTTGAGGGCAACTACCAGCGCCGGTTGCGCGGAGCAGGCTACCGGACGCAGCTTTTGAGCGCTAGAGGGCTCGGAGATCTTTCGCGCTTTTTGCTCGAAAGCCACGGGGTCAGACCGGCCCACCTGGGCAAAAAAGAAAAGCGCGTCTTCGATCTGCCGCCGGAACTGGCCATTTACATGGACAACCTGCCCCCCAGCGCCAGAGGCTTTGTGCTTTGGCTCATCGAGGGCAAAGTGCTCTCGCTGGCAGAATTAGAGTATTTATCTATGTTGCCTGCAGCGGTGGCAAAACTCAAGATCGTCATCGAACTCGGCAGCGATAGGGGCATTCGCTGGCTTCCCCTGGCTGAGGCAGTTTCAAAGATGGCGGAGGGAAGCTAGAATACGGACGTGGTGGAATGTTTGCCCCGTCCCTATCGCTCTCTTGACGCCGGTAGCTGGTTCAAGCTCATAGGAGGAGCCAGCCTCCAGAATCTTCCGAGCCTTGCCAACCTGGCTTTGGCCTATACCCTGGCCGGAGCAGACTGCATAGATGTCTCGGCGGATCCAGCTGTGATCGTAGAAGTCCGGCGGGCGATCGACGCAGCGGTCCGGCTGATGGCAGCCGCACCGACAGAACGACCTTTCTTGATGGTCAGCCTCAGCGACGGAGCCGACCTGCACTTTCGTAAAGCCCATTTCTCCGCCGAGGATTGCCCAAGCGACTGTGCCCGGCCCTGTCTGCGCATCTGTCCGGTCGATGCTATCGCCGTAGGTGGCGTCGATAGGCAGCGCTGCTACGGTTGCGGGCGCTGTGGGCCGGTCTGTCCGTTCGGACTCATCGATTTTCATGCCTGGCAGCCTGACCCAGGCACGATCGGTGCGCTGCTCGCCGCTTGT harbors:
- a CDS encoding 6-hydroxymethylpterin diphosphokinase MptE-like protein, giving the protein MAVLNSQRATINPYRYATLELLRRLKWDLSAESWRSRDRLRSCLNKHSAQRAVIVCNGPSLLRSDLSLLRTAFTFGLNKINLLFAQSDFRPACIVSVNPFVIEQNQHFFNSTDIPLFLDSVGTRHVQARKNVTFLHSASQVKFARDCSISIYQGYTVTFVAMQLAFHMGFERVALIGCDHNFATKGPPNKTVLATAKDENHFDPKYFSDGMRWQLPDLSSSEAAYSLARVVFEEAGRKIVNCTEGGNLEVFERCRLKDFISA
- a CDS encoding SDR family NAD(P)-dependent oxidoreductase, producing MPDAERTALITGAIGGIGQALCSAFHRAGYRVIAVDRLHGNCQCDLFMQLDLQELCFDKERSAALLAKLHSAVEPSGLNVLVNNAAVQPLNSTEKITLDEWRQTLDINLTAPFLLIQGLLPALERVGGNVVNISSVHAIATKPAFVTYATSKAALGGLTRALAIDLGGRVRVNAINPAATATAMLLAGFVGKEAQFEELSRMHPVGRIAQPEEVASAALFLASTQADFITGASLNLDGGISVRLHDPG
- a CDS encoding phosphoglycerate dehydrogenase yields the protein MRILITCPPMVRRIDEFRHYFVDKNIEVYCPPIVQTLTVDELLTLVPQFDGWIIGDDPATREVFVAGKQGALRAAVKWGVGVDNVDFGAAEDLGIPVLNTPGMFGAEVADVAVSYVTALARETFLIDREVRAGRWPKPCGISLTHKTLALVGFGDIGRSAAKRLLAADMQVIVYDPFFKAVDGLAVEPAPWPERLDEADFIVLTCALTAQNFHMIDAEVLARTRPGVRIVNVARGPLIDQQALVAALESGQVHSAALDVFEEEPLPLTSPLHRHKRCIFGSHNASNTAEAVQRASEKAIQLLFGLLKIA
- a CDS encoding membrane protein involved in the export of O-antigen and teichoic acid; its protein translation is MSSINLSALHKYLAFPLRLWNSPTFTTWSSLAARTLSLIAVFPLVLRQFTPADIVVWSLLSSIISLQTFVDLGFAPTFARVVAFAMGGAKNIRDLRDTGNLTGSGQANWSLMEQICSTMQVIYYRLTLISICVLAILGSLALAKPISLTSDSYQAWAAWVVVLLGSTVALWGNRYNALLQGMNQIALLQRWQVITSLGAIFSGFLVLITGGKLLALVLSNQLWIVVGVLRDRWLCRQVEERRLSSFTYGKLYPEVFEGVWPSAWRSGLGAVFTAGLMQASNLVYAQLGATSGIASYLVALRLIQSVSQFSQAPFYSKLPLLARLRSQGKLVEQVAVATRGMRLAYWSFVVCFIGLGVFGPSLLQLIGSHAEFVNPVMWGLLGTCYFIERYGAMHLQLYSTTNHIVWHIVSVVHGLIFLSFSFILFPFIGVYAFPTALLAGYAGFYARYCARYSYKTFQLKFWQFELSTSLIPLAIILAYCVGATAIYLSTNSYSAL
- a CDS encoding class I SAM-dependent methyltransferase, coding for MINKVIDAIKAAEAEGLLSADADGILTGFSGKKLVGALQRIASLFAEQAGVCYLEVGVFQGLTLLSVASACRSLPSYGIDNFAFFDPEGKNLAIIKDRMAQLNVQNAVLINKDYEDALETLSTEIGDRKVALYLVDGPHDYRSQLMCLELVIPYLHQQAVIVVDDSNYRHVRQANRDFLVTHPEFKLAFEAYSACHPVNASAVQQQESRNGWWNGVNIIVRDLEQLLPPMYPPTERDRKLFENEHIVHAAAMAEYAPEAVGLLSRTDVVRFLASAVRLYTQVRNSRLHKNARHNNMNTYSMELPKARYNSLVK
- a CDS encoding class I SAM-dependent methyltransferase, producing MVERTPALKYEFIEPQEQLASVDFKFVENFLKITGRTQLGWHYITDLTWIYRQIKFWPKGLRVLDAGGGGGPVQFLLSELGFEVTNVDMVLKKPPLAYQRRYGTKYERFPSHVTTDYAQLLEAAPPTTVLARLKQQISCWSMITEARAWRYESVHDTWRRQNNLNGQPAQLNWCVGNLCHMPEFPAKSFDAVVSLSAIEHIPITSLSQALQEIHRIVKPQGYWAVTTSGTEQPATWLHEPSQGYCFSENDLVGFFGAIPACQQEPHKVLSNYHNCTYLKDNLAKFYKLSGKYGMPWGHWSPQYIPVGLSQ